In Opitutus sp. ER46, the following are encoded in one genomic region:
- a CDS encoding MFS transporter translates to MTNALRAQPAESLRPAYKWWVVGMLWFVCFFNYADRQAISSVLPLLAREFNLDDVALGWIGSAFAWVYAAAAPVAGLIADRRPRKILILVACVVWSFFTLATAWCQGVTALFVIRALTGLGETFYFPAAMSLLSDYHGQGTRSRAMSWHQSAVYAGTILGSWLAAELAERHGWRAPFWWFGPIGIVLALVLFWALREPRRGSSGAVAEAQHPAVGTTSLPIGQTLRLLFHTPVALLLMGAFLCANFVAVIFLTWTPKFLVEKFGYSLGSAGLTGTLYIHLASALVVPIAGWLADWLGARLRFGRILVQLIGLSVGAIFVFIVGHTESRVTLVTAMTLFGVCKGMYDSGIFAALYDAIEPSARGTAAGIMNTVGWAGGALGPLAVGIATRYGRHPRLIDNMSEAIALGSVVYVAGALLLGIAAWHRARHAE, encoded by the coding sequence ATGACGAACGCACTGAGAGCACAGCCAGCGGAGTCCCTCCGTCCCGCCTACAAATGGTGGGTGGTCGGCATGCTTTGGTTCGTCTGTTTCTTCAACTACGCCGACCGGCAGGCAATCAGCTCGGTGCTTCCGCTGCTGGCGCGCGAGTTCAACCTCGATGATGTGGCGCTGGGCTGGATCGGCTCCGCGTTTGCCTGGGTCTATGCCGCGGCGGCGCCGGTAGCTGGTCTGATTGCGGACCGGCGGCCCCGCAAGATCCTGATCCTCGTGGCGTGCGTGGTCTGGAGCTTCTTCACGCTTGCCACCGCGTGGTGCCAGGGGGTGACGGCGCTGTTCGTGATCCGCGCGCTGACGGGGCTGGGCGAGACGTTCTACTTTCCAGCGGCGATGTCGCTGCTGAGCGACTATCATGGCCAGGGCACGCGTTCGCGGGCGATGTCGTGGCACCAGTCGGCGGTCTATGCGGGGACGATTCTGGGGAGCTGGCTCGCGGCTGAACTCGCGGAACGGCACGGCTGGCGGGCGCCGTTCTGGTGGTTTGGCCCGATCGGAATCGTCCTCGCGCTCGTCCTGTTCTGGGCGTTGCGCGAGCCGCGCCGGGGTTCGTCGGGCGCGGTGGCCGAGGCCCAGCATCCGGCCGTCGGCACCACCTCGCTTCCGATTGGCCAGACGTTGCGCCTGCTCTTCCATACGCCGGTGGCGCTGCTGCTGATGGGCGCCTTCCTCTGCGCGAATTTCGTGGCGGTGATCTTCCTCACCTGGACCCCCAAGTTCCTGGTTGAAAAGTTCGGCTACTCGCTCGGGTCCGCCGGCCTCACCGGCACGCTCTACATTCATCTGGCGAGCGCACTCGTCGTGCCGATTGCCGGGTGGCTCGCGGACTGGCTGGGGGCGCGGCTGCGCTTCGGCCGGATCCTCGTGCAACTGATCGGACTCTCGGTCGGCGCAATCTTCGTCTTCATCGTCGGCCACACCGAAAGCCGCGTGACCCTGGTGACGGCGATGACCTTGTTCGGTGTCTGCAAGGGGATGTACGACTCGGGCATCTTTGCGGCGCTGTACGACGCGATCGAGCCATCGGCCCGCGGCACCGCGGCCGGAATCATGAACACCGTCGGCTGGGCCGGTGGTGCCCTCGGGCCTTTGGCCGTCGGCATTGCCACTCGCTATGGACGGCACCCGCGTCTCATCGACAACATGAGCGAGGCGATCGCCCTCGGCTCGGTCGTCTATGTTGCCGGCGCCCTTTTGCTTGGAATTGCCGCCTGGCACCGCGCCCGGCACGCCGAGTAA
- a CDS encoding dihydrodipicolinate synthase family protein, which produces MNTDFKPRGVYSAQWIPTDAEGRTKRGALARHMAFERKQGVAGFLALGSSGQFPLFTLTQRRRILEAVLASAESLPVIANVTALRVGDAIELGRHAKSAGARAIALMPPMFYPLSQADILAHFLAVADAVRLPVMLYNFPELTGKKIELATISAFADRASMAAIKQSGGEFSYHRELIALGRKKGFVVMSGADTRLQEVFALGGAGCIGGLVNIVPEVMVAIYRASTAATKTDIAAPAALMVEVGRIVDQLTFPVNVGAGLQARGFEAGEPQMPISAQSKVLYRRIVAELRAVLAKAGLTAPAESRPRVKA; this is translated from the coding sequence ATGAATACCGATTTCAAGCCCCGCGGGGTGTATTCCGCGCAATGGATTCCAACCGACGCCGAGGGTCGGACGAAGCGCGGAGCACTGGCCCGCCATATGGCCTTTGAGCGAAAACAGGGCGTCGCCGGCTTCCTGGCGCTGGGGAGCTCCGGCCAGTTCCCGCTCTTCACGCTTACCCAGCGGCGGCGGATCCTCGAGGCGGTCCTTGCTTCAGCCGAGTCCCTGCCCGTCATCGCCAACGTCACAGCGCTGCGCGTCGGCGACGCCATCGAGCTCGGACGGCATGCAAAATCGGCCGGAGCGCGCGCGATCGCGCTGATGCCCCCGATGTTCTACCCCCTGTCCCAGGCCGACATCCTGGCCCATTTCCTGGCGGTCGCGGATGCCGTCCGCTTGCCGGTGATGCTCTACAATTTTCCCGAGCTCACTGGGAAGAAGATCGAGCTCGCCACAATTTCAGCCTTTGCCGACCGCGCGTCGATGGCGGCGATCAAACAGAGCGGCGGTGAGTTCTCCTACCATCGCGAGCTCATCGCGCTCGGCCGCAAAAAGGGGTTTGTTGTCATGTCAGGAGCGGACACGCGGCTGCAGGAGGTCTTTGCCCTCGGCGGGGCGGGCTGCATCGGCGGCCTCGTCAACATCGTGCCCGAGGTGATGGTTGCAATCTACCGGGCCAGCACCGCGGCGACGAAGACCGACATCGCCGCGCCGGCTGCGCTGATGGTCGAAGTGGGGCGGATCGTCGATCAACTGACCTTCCCAGTGAACGTGGGGGCCGGGCTCCAGGCCCGCGGTTTCGAAGCGGGCGAGCCCCAGATGCCGATCTCGGCCCAATCGAAAGTTTTGTATCGACGCATTGTCGCCGAGCTCCGTGCGGTCCTTGCAAAGGCGGGACTCACGGCGCCGGCCGAATCCCGTCCACGCGTCAAGGCCTGA